A single Penaeus chinensis breed Huanghai No. 1 chromosome 7, ASM1920278v2, whole genome shotgun sequence DNA region contains:
- the LOC125027043 gene encoding lysosomal-associated transmembrane protein 4B-like isoform X1: MDYPTKEKLQLAEHAVPPAPGSSEASAEKPEEERTCCFCCSYRAGSITVAIFYLLVSLTVLGLAIGVLCSADVRHIGATFFVGLGVLIISIVLISLMLYGAVKRRPQYLLPWVVWEGLNIGFGSAGLVISLFSIGAVGLVGLIFFALRGFCLYVVLQYRSQCERGDIALRTVPKSHDLS; the protein is encoded by the exons ATGGATTACCCGACGAAGGAAAAGCTGCAGCTGGCCGAACACGCAGTTCCTCCCGCCCCAGGATCCTCAGAGGCGTCAGCAGAGAAACCCGAAGAAGAAAGGACCTGCTGTTTCTGCTGCAGTTATCGGGCGGGCAGCATCACCGTCGCCATCTTCTACCTG CTGGTGAGCTTAACTGTCTTAGGCCTTGCAATCGGTGTCCTCTGCAGTGCGGATGTGAGAC ACATTGGAGCCACGTTTTTTGTCGGACTTGGTGTGCTGATTATTTCAATAGTCCTTATCTCCTTGATGTTATACGGTGCCGTAAAG CGCCGTCCCCAGTACCTCCTACCCTGGGTTGTCTGGGAGGGATTAAACATCGGCTTCGGATCGGCGGGTTTGGTCATCAGTCTCTTCAGTATTGGCGCCGTTGGACTCGTGGGCTTAATTTTCTTTGCTCTCCGAGGCTTCTGCCTTTACGTCGTCCTGCAGTACCGTAGccag TGCGAGAGAGGCGACATCGCTTTAAGGACAGTCCCTAAATCCCATGATCTTTCATAA
- the LOC125027043 gene encoding lysosomal-associated transmembrane protein 4B-like isoform X2 — protein MDYPTKEKLQLAEHAVPPAPGSSEASAEKPEEERTCCFCCSYRAGSITVAIFYLLVSLTVLGLAIGVLCSADVRHIGATFFVGLGVLIISIVLISLMLYGAVKRRPQYLLPWVVWEGLNIGFGSAGLVISLFSIGAVGLVGLIFFALRGFCLYVVLQYRSQLTAQPPRSEVNAQA, from the exons ATGGATTACCCGACGAAGGAAAAGCTGCAGCTGGCCGAACACGCAGTTCCTCCCGCCCCAGGATCCTCAGAGGCGTCAGCAGAGAAACCCGAAGAAGAAAGGACCTGCTGTTTCTGCTGCAGTTATCGGGCGGGCAGCATCACCGTCGCCATCTTCTACCTG CTGGTGAGCTTAACTGTCTTAGGCCTTGCAATCGGTGTCCTCTGCAGTGCGGATGTGAGAC ACATTGGAGCCACGTTTTTTGTCGGACTTGGTGTGCTGATTATTTCAATAGTCCTTATCTCCTTGATGTTATACGGTGCCGTAAAG CGCCGTCCCCAGTACCTCCTACCCTGGGTTGTCTGGGAGGGATTAAACATCGGCTTCGGATCGGCGGGTTTGGTCATCAGTCTCTTCAGTATTGGCGCCGTTGGACTCGTGGGCTTAATTTTCTTTGCTCTCCGAGGCTTCTGCCTTTACGTCGTCCTGCAGTACCGTAGccag CTGACGGCCCAGCCTccgaggtcagaggtcaacgCTCAGGCCTAA